Sequence from the Microbacterium dextranolyticum genome:
CGGCCTCGCCGCCGGCGGTCAGCCCTGGCGCCCCTTGAAGCGCGGGTTCTGCTTGTTGATGACGTAGACGCGTCCTCGGCGGCGCACCACCTGCGCGCCGGGTTGCTGCGCCAGGGACTTGAGGGATGAACGAACCTTCATGTCTCTCCTTATTGAGAATTGTTTTCAATAAGAGGCTAGAGTGATCGACGTCCATCCGTCAACACGAGAGCGAGCCCCGTGGAACCCGTCCCCCTCATCGTCACCGGTCTGTGCA
This genomic interval carries:
- the ykgO gene encoding type B 50S ribosomal protein L36; this translates as MKVRSSLKSLAQQPGAQVVRRRGRVYVINKQNPRFKGRQG